In one Nitrospira sp. CR1.1 genomic region, the following are encoded:
- a CDS encoding arsenate reductase (azurin) small subunit — MMSEISRRRFLKLGACVVGGACAADALPSLTHATESGELATLKTTLPYPRMKLASIGQLKIGREQLSTYPDQASPVVLLKLGRPAVNGVGPDRDIVAFSRRCSHMGGTLSFRPDTATFHCPLHYAMFDAEKGGLLVIGQATDNLPQLELEVDAAGDVFAVGIRGLLYGRQANVLA, encoded by the coding sequence ATGATGAGTGAGATCTCACGAAGACGCTTCTTGAAATTGGGGGCTTGTGTAGTCGGTGGAGCTTGTGCGGCCGATGCCCTCCCGTCGCTCACTCACGCTACCGAGAGCGGGGAACTCGCCACGCTCAAAACCACCCTTCCCTATCCTCGCATGAAACTGGCGTCCATCGGACAACTGAAAATCGGTCGTGAACAGCTGAGCACCTATCCGGATCAGGCCTCGCCGGTCGTGCTGTTAAAACTCGGACGGCCCGCGGTCAATGGGGTCGGCCCGGACCGTGACATCGTCGCGTTCAGCCGACGCTGCTCGCACATGGGCGGCACCCTGAGCTTTCGGCCGGACACCGCAACATTTCATTGCCCCCTCCATTACGCCATGTTTGACGCTGAGAAGGGAGGCCTCTTGGTCATCGGACAAGCGACGGATAATCTGCCCCAGCTCGAACTCGAAGTCGATGCAGCAGGCGACGTGTTTGCCGTGGGAATCAGAGGCTTGCTGTACGGGCGCCAGGCGAACGTCTTGGCCTAA